A region from the Tsuneonella mangrovi genome encodes:
- the gloB gene encoding hydroxyacylglutathione hydrolase, with protein sequence MLEIHQFPCLSDNYGYLVHDTASGETTCIDTPDAAEYLKQAEAKGWKITQIWNTHWHPDHAGGNEAIKAATGCAISGPAEVTKIAPLDRELTADDTVALGDHVAKVIDVSGHTNGHIAFFMPDDGVAFVGDSVFALGCGRMFEGEPQQFWGSLSRIKTLPPETMLYCAHEYTASNAKFASHADPDNAALAAYVAEIAAKRANDEPTVPAQLGRELATNPFLRADDPAMQQRWGGATPAETFAALRSAKDNF encoded by the coding sequence ATGCTCGAAATTCACCAGTTCCCGTGCCTGTCCGACAACTACGGCTATCTCGTCCACGACACCGCTTCGGGCGAGACGACCTGCATCGATACGCCGGATGCCGCCGAATATCTCAAGCAGGCCGAAGCGAAGGGGTGGAAGATCACCCAGATCTGGAACACCCATTGGCACCCCGACCACGCCGGGGGCAACGAAGCGATCAAGGCCGCGACCGGCTGCGCGATCTCCGGCCCCGCCGAAGTGACCAAGATCGCTCCGCTCGATCGCGAACTGACAGCAGACGATACCGTCGCCCTTGGCGATCACGTTGCGAAAGTGATCGACGTGTCGGGCCACACCAACGGCCACATCGCATTCTTCATGCCCGACGACGGCGTGGCGTTCGTAGGTGACAGCGTGTTCGCACTCGGCTGCGGGCGGATGTTCGAAGGCGAGCCGCAACAGTTCTGGGGCAGCCTCTCGCGGATCAAGACGCTACCGCCCGAAACAATGCTATACTGCGCGCACGAATACACCGCATCGAACGCCAAATTCGCGAGCCACGCAGACCCCGACAACGCCGCACTAGCGGCCTATGTCGCGGAGATCGCTGCCAAGCGCGCGAACGATGAGCCGACCGTCCCTGCCCAACTGGGCCGCGAGCTGGCGACCAACCCGTTCCTGCGGGCCGACGATCCGGCAATGCAGCAGCGTTGGGGCGGCGCAACCCCGGCAGAGACGTTCGCCGCGCTCCGCTCTGCCAAGGACAATTTCTGA